A stretch of the Pseudomonas cavernicola genome encodes the following:
- a CDS encoding amino acid ABC transporter substrate-binding protein: MNVQLPKPVSMLLAGLLTLLPVLAGADTLERVRANNTFTLGYLPDFAPFSSQDGDKASGYGIELCLKVADRLKTELSLPNLQVRYQALKVGEEISAVSSGKVDILCTPTPATLERRKSVSFSIPVYTAGLSAVVRNDAPESLLRVLNGDVAHTGPTWRATVNRGLANHTFAAVAGGVTEAWLREKMRLLGVVATLVTVENNEDGVKLVADGKANAFLSERMLLNNYVAKSKDAGELMVVGRLFEFAPASMALERGDEDFRLLVDTVLSEMYRSGEIEQAYIKYLDRLGGTSKLLFKVYALP; the protein is encoded by the coding sequence ATGAACGTACAATTGCCCAAACCCGTAAGCATGCTGCTCGCCGGCCTGCTTACTTTGCTGCCGGTGCTGGCCGGCGCCGACACCCTTGAGCGCGTGCGCGCCAACAACACTTTCACCCTGGGCTATCTGCCGGATTTTGCACCGTTCAGCAGCCAGGACGGTGACAAGGCCAGCGGCTATGGCATCGAGCTGTGCCTGAAAGTCGCCGACAGGCTCAAGACCGAGCTGAGCTTGCCCAATCTGCAGGTACGCTACCAAGCGCTCAAAGTCGGCGAAGAGATCAGTGCCGTCAGCTCGGGCAAGGTCGACATCCTCTGCACACCGACCCCGGCGACACTGGAGCGACGCAAGTCGGTGAGCTTCTCGATACCGGTGTACACCGCAGGACTCTCGGCGGTGGTGCGCAATGATGCCCCCGAGTCGTTATTGAGAGTGCTCAATGGCGATGTGGCGCATACCGGCCCGACCTGGCGCGCGACGGTCAATCGCGGCCTGGCCAACCACACCTTTGCAGCCGTCGCTGGCGGTGTCACCGAGGCGTGGCTTCGCGAGAAAATGCGCCTGCTCGGCGTGGTGGCCACGCTGGTGACGGTCGAGAACAATGAGGATGGCGTGAAGCTGGTTGCCGACGGCAAAGCCAATGCATTCCTCTCCGAGCGCATGCTGCTGAACAACTACGTGGCGAAGAGCAAGGACGCCGGGGAGTTGATGGTGGTGGGTCGCCTCTTCGAATTCGCTCCGGCGTCGATGGCGCTCGAGCGTGGCGATGAGGACTTCCGCTTGCTGGTGGATACCGTGCTGAGCGAAATGTACCGCTCGGGTGAGATCGAGCAGGCGTACATCAAATACTTGGATCGGCTTGGAGGTACGTCCAAGTTGCTGTTCAAGGTCTATGCACTGCCCTAG
- a CDS encoding DUF1329 domain-containing protein, which produces MKTTKSLLQTGALALSLLATSVMAKVSSDEAAQLGATLTPIGAEKAGNADGSIPEWTGGLPTTAGAVDSKGFLADPFADEKPLFTITAENAEQYKDKLSAGQLAMFKRYPQTYKIPVYKTHRSVAVPSAIYAAAKTSALNTEGVDGGNGLKGFNDSRYYAFPMPKSGIEVVWNHTTRYRGGNVKRLVTRVQPQTNGAFSMIQLEDEISYPGELADQDKSKADNILFYFIQRVTAPSRLAGNVLLIHETIDQVKEPRLAWLYNAGQRRVRRAPQVAYDGPATAADGLATADNFDMYNGAPDRYTWELVGKKEMYIPYNSYKLDSPNLKYADILKAGHINQDLARYELHRVWEVVAKLKPNERHIYATRRMYFDEDSWQLALVDHYDGRGALWRVGEGHAQQYYHKQVPGYTAEALYDVVAGRYSVLGLKNEEKHSIEFGAAASASRYTPAALRQAGVR; this is translated from the coding sequence ATGAAAACAACAAAAAGTCTGCTGCAAACCGGCGCTCTGGCGCTGTCACTGTTGGCTACCAGCGTCATGGCCAAAGTTTCCTCCGACGAGGCCGCACAGCTGGGTGCCACCCTGACTCCGATCGGTGCCGAGAAGGCCGGCAATGCCGATGGCAGTATCCCGGAATGGACCGGCGGACTGCCCACCACGGCTGGTGCAGTGGACAGCAAAGGCTTCCTGGCCGATCCCTTTGCCGATGAGAAACCGCTGTTCACCATCACCGCGGAAAATGCCGAGCAGTACAAGGACAAGTTGTCTGCTGGCCAACTGGCGATGTTCAAGCGCTACCCGCAGACCTACAAGATCCCGGTGTACAAGACCCACCGCAGCGTGGCGGTGCCGAGTGCAATCTACGCGGCGGCCAAAACCAGCGCCCTGAATACCGAAGGCGTTGACGGCGGTAACGGCCTGAAAGGCTTCAACGACAGCCGCTACTACGCCTTCCCGATGCCCAAGAGCGGCATCGAGGTGGTCTGGAACCACACCACCCGTTACCGAGGCGGCAACGTCAAGCGTCTGGTGACTCGCGTTCAGCCGCAGACTAACGGTGCCTTCAGCATGATCCAGCTCGAAGACGAGATCTCTTATCCGGGCGAGCTGGCCGACCAGGACAAGAGCAAAGCGGACAACATCCTGTTCTATTTCATCCAACGAGTGACGGCGCCGTCGCGTCTGGCCGGTAACGTGCTGCTGATCCACGAGACCATCGATCAGGTCAAGGAACCACGCCTGGCCTGGCTATACAACGCCGGGCAGCGTCGAGTACGGCGGGCGCCACAGGTTGCCTACGATGGCCCGGCCACTGCCGCCGATGGCTTGGCCACCGCGGACAACTTCGACATGTACAACGGCGCACCGGATCGCTACACCTGGGAGCTGGTGGGCAAAAAAGAGATGTACATCCCTTACAACAGCTACAAGCTGGACTCGCCGAACCTGAAGTACGCCGACATCCTCAAGGCCGGCCATATCAATCAGGATCTGGCCCGTTACGAGCTGCACCGTGTTTGGGAAGTGGTGGCCAAGCTGAAGCCGAATGAGCGCCATATCTATGCCACCCGCCGTATGTACTTCGATGAAGACAGCTGGCAGCTGGCATTGGTCGATCACTACGACGGCCGTGGTGCCCTGTGGCGTGTTGGCGAAGGCCATGCGCAGCAGTACTACCACAAGCAAGTGCCCGGCTATACCGCCGAAGCTTTGTATGACGTAGTTGCCGGCCGCTATTCGGTGCTCGGGTTGAAGAACGAGGAGAAGCACAGCATCGAGTTTGGAGCTGCGGCTTCCGCATCCAGGTACACCCCGGCAGCGCTGCGTCAGGCTGGGGTTCGCTAA
- a CDS encoding MBL fold metallo-hydrolase, with amino-acid sequence MTPTVEAFFDPRSNSFSYVVSDPHSGRCAIIDPVLDYDSATGRISHTNVNRLIAHVRTQGLCAEWVLETHVHADHLSSGTGFHDHRGMKRKQSIEQVRWDLALRYRLMETVVSSTCRPNSSASCMP; translated from the coding sequence ATGACACCCACTGTCGAAGCCTTCTTCGATCCGCGCAGCAATAGCTTCAGTTATGTGGTCAGTGACCCACACAGTGGCCGCTGCGCCATCATCGATCCGGTGCTGGACTACGATTCCGCCACCGGGCGTATCTCTCACACCAACGTCAATCGCCTGATTGCCCACGTGCGCACGCAGGGGCTGTGCGCGGAGTGGGTGCTGGAAACCCACGTCCACGCCGACCACCTGTCCTCCGGCACAGGCTTCCATGACCACCGCGGTATGAAGCGCAAACAGTCCATCGAGCAGGTGCGCTGGGATCTGGCTTTACGCTATCGGCTGATGGAAACCGTGGTGTCCAGCACATGCAGGCCGAATTCGTCGGCGAGCTGCATGCCGTAG
- a CDS encoding SulP family inorganic anion transporter, whose amino-acid sequence MKQQGSEPHNRLHGSGAHGSRQHARGSVRLFALEWLRDYRQPWFRLDVIAGLTAAAVVIPKALAYATIAGLPVQVGLYTAFVPMLIYALFGTSRPLSVSTTTTIAILAGAALAEVSSGTPAALVTAAATLALLVGAILVLAGLLRLGFVANFISEPVLVGFKAGIGIVIVVDQIPKLLGIHIHKGSFIHNLLATFEGLPQASLPTVAMAVFTIAILLVMKRFAPRAPAPLVAVAIGIGAMSLFGLERFGVATVGVVPTGLPAVTLPDWQLLAQLWPAAMGIALMSFTETIAAGRAFAQSDEPTPQPNRELVATGLANIGGALLGAMPAGGGTTQTAVNRLAGARTQLAGLVTAALALGTILLLAPFIGLMPDATLAAVVIVYSVGLINPLEFREILTVRRTEFIWALVAMAGVVLLGTLQGIVVAIIVSLVALAYQVSDPPVHVLGRRPGSNVFRPRSDEHPEDESFPGLLMLRPEGRIFFANAERIGQKIQPLIAEASPKVMAFDLGGVFDLEYTALKMLTEAEKRLREKGVTLWLVGLNPGVLAMVKQSPLGQTLGLERMFFNLEEAVARYESAPAAV is encoded by the coding sequence ATGAAGCAGCAAGGCTCTGAACCCCACAATCGACTCCATGGGTCTGGTGCGCACGGTTCACGGCAACATGCGCGGGGTAGCGTGCGTCTGTTCGCACTGGAGTGGCTCCGCGACTATCGACAGCCCTGGTTCAGGCTCGATGTGATCGCCGGCCTGACTGCGGCGGCGGTCGTCATTCCCAAGGCTCTGGCATACGCAACCATTGCCGGGCTGCCGGTGCAGGTCGGGCTCTACACGGCCTTTGTCCCAATGCTGATCTACGCCCTGTTCGGAACCTCGCGTCCCCTGAGTGTGAGCACGACCACCACCATCGCCATCCTGGCTGGCGCGGCGCTTGCGGAGGTCTCGTCCGGCACCCCGGCAGCTCTCGTCACGGCAGCGGCGACGCTGGCATTGCTGGTGGGCGCGATCCTCGTGCTGGCGGGCCTCCTGCGGCTGGGATTCGTCGCCAACTTCATCTCCGAGCCAGTGCTGGTCGGATTCAAGGCCGGCATCGGAATCGTCATTGTGGTGGACCAGATTCCGAAGTTGCTTGGTATCCACATTCACAAGGGCTCATTCATTCACAACTTACTCGCTACGTTCGAAGGTCTCCCGCAGGCGTCGCTGCCGACTGTTGCCATGGCAGTTTTCACGATTGCGATCCTGCTGGTTATGAAGCGTTTTGCTCCACGCGCGCCCGCACCGCTGGTCGCGGTGGCGATCGGGATTGGTGCCATGAGTCTGTTCGGCCTGGAGCGCTTCGGGGTGGCGACAGTTGGTGTCGTTCCGACTGGGCTGCCCGCTGTGACACTGCCGGATTGGCAGCTACTGGCCCAGCTCTGGCCCGCGGCCATGGGCATCGCGCTGATGAGCTTCACCGAAACGATCGCGGCAGGGCGCGCCTTCGCCCAGAGTGATGAGCCCACACCACAGCCCAACCGGGAGCTGGTTGCGACAGGGTTGGCCAACATTGGTGGCGCTTTGCTGGGCGCCATGCCGGCCGGCGGCGGAACCACGCAGACGGCGGTGAACCGGCTCGCGGGAGCGCGCACGCAACTTGCGGGGCTGGTCACGGCCGCACTGGCGCTGGGGACAATTCTGTTGCTGGCGCCTTTCATCGGTCTGATGCCGGACGCCACCCTGGCTGCGGTGGTAATTGTGTACTCGGTGGGCCTGATCAATCCGCTGGAGTTTCGCGAGATCCTCACGGTGCGTCGTACCGAGTTCATTTGGGCGCTGGTCGCGATGGCAGGGGTCGTGCTGCTCGGAACACTGCAGGGCATTGTCGTGGCGATCATCGTATCGCTCGTGGCCTTGGCTTATCAGGTGTCCGATCCACCGGTTCATGTTCTGGGGCGAAGGCCAGGTTCCAATGTGTTCCGGCCTCGATCCGATGAACATCCCGAAGACGAAAGCTTTCCCGGCTTGCTCATGCTGCGCCCGGAGGGGCGCATCTTCTTCGCCAATGCCGAGCGCATCGGCCAGAAGATCCAGCCGTTGATCGCCGAGGCCAGCCCGAAGGTCATGGCGTTCGACCTCGGCGGGGTCTTCGATCTGGAATACACCGCACTCAAAATGCTGACCGAGGCCGAGAAGCGACTGCGAGAGAAGGGTGTGACGCTGTGGCTCGTAGGCCTGAATCCGGGTGTGCTGGCCATGGTCAAGCAGTCACCGCTGGGGCAGACGCTGGGCCTTGAGCGCATGTTTTTCAATCTCGAGGAGGCCGTTGCGCGCTACGAGTCCGCGCCAGCAGCCGTGTAA
- the ppk2 gene encoding polyphosphate kinase 2, translating into MAKDKKGAQKGSPAENSKLTSKDYLSELRRLHVELVKLQEWVQQKGIKICIVFEGRDGAGKGGTIKALTERVSPRVFRVVALPAPTEREKSQMYLQRYLPHLPAAGEVVIFDRSWYNRAGVERVMGFCTKEQVTSFLKAAPLIEKAIVGSGVILLKYWLEVSQEEQTLRLEARINDGRKTWKLSGMDLKSYGRWYDYSRARDDMFKATDSEYAPWLVANSNDKRRVRLNIIADLLSRIPYKEIPREKVKLPERQKPGGYREPDYPFKFIPEKF; encoded by the coding sequence ATGGCAAAGGATAAGAAGGGCGCACAAAAGGGTAGTCCTGCTGAAAATTCGAAGCTGACGAGCAAGGACTACTTGAGTGAGCTGCGCCGTCTGCACGTCGAACTGGTCAAGCTGCAGGAGTGGGTGCAGCAAAAGGGCATCAAGATCTGCATTGTCTTTGAGGGGCGCGATGGCGCTGGCAAGGGCGGGACGATCAAGGCACTCACCGAACGGGTGAGTCCGCGTGTCTTCCGGGTGGTGGCGCTGCCAGCGCCGACCGAGCGCGAAAAGAGCCAGATGTATCTGCAGCGTTACCTGCCGCACCTGCCCGCGGCCGGCGAAGTAGTGATCTTCGATCGCAGTTGGTACAACCGCGCGGGCGTCGAGCGGGTGATGGGATTCTGCACCAAAGAGCAGGTCACAAGTTTCCTGAAGGCGGCCCCGCTCATCGAGAAAGCGATAGTTGGATCGGGAGTCATCCTGCTCAAGTATTGGCTGGAGGTCAGCCAGGAGGAACAGACCCTCCGGCTCGAGGCGCGCATCAACGATGGGCGCAAAACCTGGAAGCTGTCTGGTATGGACCTCAAGTCGTACGGCCGCTGGTATGACTACTCACGCGCGCGCGACGACATGTTCAAGGCGACGGACAGCGAGTATGCGCCGTGGCTCGTGGCTAACTCGAACGACAAGCGGCGGGTCCGCCTCAATATCATCGCCGACTTGCTTAGCCGCATCCCCTACAAAGAGATACCGCGCGAGAAGGTGAAGTTACCCGAGCGGCAGAAGCCAGGCGGTTATCGCGAGCCGGATTACCCGTTCAAGTTCATCCCCGAAAAATTCTGA
- a CDS encoding DUF1302 domain-containing protein, giving the protein MKTKIICKSFRPHALATAIALCIAAPAEAVSFSVGEIEGTFDSSLSVGASWSVRGADPDLIGVNNGGQGLSQTSDDSHLNFKKGETFSKIFKGIHDLELKYGDTGVFMRGKYWYDFELKDESRPFKDIDDSGRKEGAKSSGAQLLDAFVYHNYQIADQPGSVRLGKQVVSWGESTFIQNGINAINPIDVSAFRRPGAEIKEGLIPVNMFFVQQSLTENLSAEAFYQLEWDQTVTDNCGTFFAQPDVIADGCDDNLRVLSNNLAAGSAVNAGLPGTALDINQNSEGVLVRRGPDRDARDSGQYGAALRYFEDALDTEFGLYYMNLHSRAPVFSGSAPSQAIFNTAARFGAAAPLVVAGNSQYFIEYPEDVRLFGLSFSTTLPIGTAWSGEVSYRPNAPVQLNTTDILFAGVGPLSTLSPAFALFGNASVLDGTPGQDLHGYRRKEITQFQTTFTHFFDQVMGASRLTLVGEIGVSHVGGLEHTSEARYGRDPVYGPGPLPATGRLNTCTTLNANTLGSQTAENVSKNCNDDGFVTTTSWGYRARAIWDYNDAFAGINLKPSISWSHDVDGYGANGLFNEGAKAVSLGLDAEYQNTYTTSLSYTDFFGGDFNTSIDRDFVALSFGVNF; this is encoded by the coding sequence ATGAAAACAAAAATAATCTGTAAATCCTTCCGCCCTCATGCGTTAGCCACCGCGATCGCCTTATGCATCGCAGCCCCGGCTGAAGCAGTGAGTTTTAGTGTTGGAGAGATTGAGGGGACTTTCGACTCGTCGCTGTCCGTCGGTGCAAGTTGGTCGGTGCGCGGTGCCGATCCAGATCTGATTGGGGTGAACAACGGCGGTCAGGGGCTATCGCAAACCTCTGATGACTCTCACCTGAACTTCAAGAAGGGCGAGACTTTCTCGAAGATCTTCAAGGGTATCCACGATCTCGAGCTGAAGTACGGCGACACCGGTGTGTTCATGCGCGGCAAGTACTGGTATGACTTCGAGCTGAAGGACGAGAGCCGTCCGTTCAAGGACATCGACGACAGCGGCCGTAAAGAAGGTGCCAAATCTTCCGGCGCACAGCTTCTCGATGCCTTCGTTTATCACAACTATCAAATAGCAGACCAGCCAGGCTCGGTTCGCTTGGGCAAACAAGTCGTCAGCTGGGGCGAGAGCACCTTTATTCAAAACGGTATCAACGCAATCAACCCGATTGATGTGTCTGCGTTCCGCCGTCCTGGTGCTGAAATCAAGGAAGGCTTGATTCCGGTCAATATGTTCTTCGTGCAACAAAGCCTGACCGAGAACCTGTCGGCTGAAGCCTTCTACCAGTTGGAGTGGGATCAGACCGTCACAGATAACTGCGGGACTTTCTTTGCTCAACCTGACGTAATTGCCGATGGTTGTGATGACAACCTACGGGTTCTTAGCAACAACTTGGCCGCGGGTAGTGCCGTTAACGCTGGGTTACCAGGTACCGCTCTTGATATCAACCAAAACTCCGAAGGTGTTCTGGTACGTCGCGGTCCTGATCGTGACGCACGCGATAGCGGACAGTACGGTGCCGCGTTGCGTTATTTCGAGGATGCGCTGGATACCGAGTTCGGCCTCTATTACATGAACCTGCATAGTCGTGCTCCCGTTTTCAGCGGTTCTGCTCCGTCCCAAGCTATTTTTAATACTGCAGCGCGCTTTGGTGCGGCGGCACCGTTGGTCGTGGCTGGTAATTCGCAGTATTTCATCGAATATCCTGAAGATGTTCGTCTGTTCGGCTTGAGCTTCTCCACCACCTTGCCCATCGGCACGGCATGGTCTGGCGAAGTCAGCTACCGGCCGAACGCCCCGGTACAGCTGAACACCACCGACATCTTGTTTGCAGGAGTCGGCCCTCTTTCCACACTGAGCCCGGCTTTTGCTTTGTTTGGTAATGCATCTGTACTGGACGGTACTCCTGGCCAGGATTTGCATGGTTATCGCCGCAAGGAAATCACTCAGTTTCAAACCACTTTCACGCATTTCTTCGACCAGGTGATGGGTGCCAGCCGCCTGACCCTGGTAGGCGAGATTGGCGTGAGTCATGTCGGTGGGTTGGAGCATACCTCTGAAGCTCGCTATGGCCGTGATCCGGTATACGGTCCCGGTCCTCTGCCGGCGACAGGCCGCCTTAATACCTGCACGACCTTGAATGCCAACACTCTGGGTAGCCAGACTGCCGAAAACGTCAGCAAGAACTGCAACGACGACGGTTTCGTCACCACCACCTCCTGGGGCTATCGCGCTCGGGCGATCTGGGACTACAACGATGCCTTCGCTGGTATCAACCTGAAGCCGAGCATCTCCTGGTCGCATGACGTCGATGGTTATGGCGCCAATGGCCTCTTCAACGAAGGAGCCAAGGCCGTCAGCCTCGGTCTGGATGCCGAATACCAGAACACCTACACGACCAGCCTGTCTTACACCGACTTCTTCGGTGGCGACTTCAACACCTCGATCGACCGCGACTTCGTTGCGCTCAGCTTCGGCGTGAACTTCTAA
- a CDS encoding HlyD family secretion protein, translating into MDLLLILTYTAFCVAIFKIFRIPLNKWSVPTAALGGVVLIGALIFIMNYNHPYSEVARSYFVTVPVIPVVSGQVIEVPVQTNQPLEKGDVLFRIDPTPFENRVKSLKAQLVSARADLFRATELFKRNVGNRRDQDIATARVEDLQAQQNIAQFELDHTVVRAPSKGFVTHVSLRAGMMATKLPLRPSMVFIPDEGHYFTAWMRQNSQLRLSPGDEAEVAFDGIPGKVFKGKVKSVIAVIGEGQIQPSGTLISYTGSPPPGRVPVVIEITDPEYAQYSKLMPGGSYGQAALYSKHFHHVAVMRKILLRMAAWMNYIFPFH; encoded by the coding sequence ATGGATCTCTTACTTATCCTCACCTACACAGCCTTCTGCGTTGCCATCTTCAAGATCTTTCGCATTCCGCTGAACAAGTGGTCGGTGCCCACCGCTGCGCTCGGCGGGGTGGTGCTGATTGGCGCCCTGATCTTCATCATGAATTACAACCACCCGTACTCGGAGGTGGCGCGTTCGTATTTCGTCACGGTCCCAGTGATACCGGTGGTCAGCGGCCAAGTGATCGAAGTACCAGTGCAGACCAATCAACCGCTGGAAAAGGGTGATGTGCTATTTCGCATCGACCCGACTCCCTTCGAGAACCGGGTCAAATCCCTCAAGGCGCAACTGGTCTCGGCCAGAGCTGATCTTTTCCGCGCCACAGAATTGTTCAAACGCAACGTAGGCAATCGCCGAGACCAGGATATCGCCACTGCTCGCGTGGAAGACTTGCAGGCGCAGCAGAACATCGCCCAGTTTGAACTGGACCACACCGTTGTGCGGGCGCCGAGCAAAGGTTTCGTCACCCACGTCTCACTGCGCGCAGGAATGATGGCGACCAAATTGCCGCTGCGACCTTCCATGGTCTTCATCCCCGACGAGGGCCATTACTTCACCGCCTGGATGCGGCAGAACAGTCAACTGCGCCTGTCGCCCGGCGACGAGGCCGAAGTCGCCTTCGACGGCATCCCCGGCAAGGTGTTCAAGGGCAAGGTGAAGAGCGTGATCGCCGTGATCGGTGAAGGACAGATACAGCCTTCAGGCACGCTAATCAGTTACACCGGCTCTCCACCGCCGGGCCGGGTGCCGGTAGTCATCGAGATCACCGACCCTGAATACGCGCAGTACAGCAAGCTGATGCCGGGAGGCTCGTACGGGCAGGCGGCGCTGTATAGCAAGCATTTCCACCATGTTGCGGTGATGCGCAAAATCCTCCTGCGTATGGCCGCCTGGATGAACTACATCTTCCCGTTTCACTGA
- a CDS encoding YeiH family protein — protein sequence MKHCDPADGPPQPGEHETTTMIKDTHCAAPVSGPRQLLVRLQTLGPGLMVSLAIAMASAFIADHYGGPTLLYALLFGMTCHFLVEDGRCLPGIEFASRTILRLGVALLGARITLEQIGSLGLETVLAAVLAVAATICVGWISARLLGQRADFGVLTGGAVAICGASAALAISAVLPKHENSERDTLLTVVGVTGLSTMAMISYPILCKLLGISPEQTGIFLGGTIHDVAQVVGAGYMISPATGDIATVVKLLRVALLVPAVVVVAWMFRRQQASCQSGSECRRIPMVPGFLIAFVVLVAINSTGVIPQVVTSGMNDLSRGCLVMAIAALGMKTSLQKLAQVGWRPIVMLVGETVFLAVLVIGLLFLAR from the coding sequence GTGAAACACTGCGACCCGGCTGACGGCCCGCCGCAGCCGGGCGAGCACGAGACGACCACCATGATCAAAGACACGCACTGCGCCGCCCCCGTCAGCGGCCCCCGGCAGCTGCTGGTTCGCCTGCAGACCCTCGGCCCCGGACTGATGGTCAGCCTGGCGATCGCCATGGCCTCGGCCTTCATCGCCGACCACTACGGCGGCCCAACGCTGCTCTATGCGCTGCTGTTCGGCATGACCTGCCATTTCCTCGTCGAGGATGGCCGCTGCCTGCCCGGCATCGAGTTCGCCTCACGGACCATTCTGCGCCTCGGTGTGGCGCTGCTCGGTGCGCGGATCACCCTCGAGCAGATTGGCTCGCTTGGCCTGGAAACCGTGCTCGCCGCCGTGCTAGCCGTCGCCGCGACCATCTGCGTCGGCTGGATCAGCGCGCGACTGCTCGGCCAGCGTGCCGACTTCGGCGTACTCACCGGTGGCGCCGTGGCGATCTGCGGTGCCTCCGCGGCGCTGGCGATCTCCGCGGTGCTGCCCAAGCACGAGAACAGCGAGCGCGACACTCTGCTGACCGTGGTCGGCGTCACCGGCCTGTCGACCATGGCGATGATCAGCTACCCGATCCTCTGCAAGCTGCTGGGCATTTCCCCCGAGCAGACCGGTATCTTCCTCGGCGGCACCATCCACGACGTGGCCCAGGTGGTCGGCGCCGGCTACATGATCTCGCCGGCCACCGGCGACATCGCCACCGTGGTCAAGCTGCTGCGCGTCGCCTTGCTGGTCCCGGCAGTGGTTGTGGTGGCGTGGATGTTCCGCCGCCAGCAGGCGTCCTGCCAGAGTGGCAGCGAATGCCGACGGATTCCGATGGTGCCGGGCTTTCTGATCGCCTTCGTGGTTCTGGTGGCGATCAACAGCACCGGCGTCATACCGCAGGTAGTAACCAGTGGCATGAATGACCTGTCACGCGGCTGTCTGGTCATGGCCATCGCTGCACTGGGGATGAAGACCTCGCTGCAGAAACTGGCGCAGGTTGGCTGGCGACCGATCGTCATGCTGGTCGGCGAAACCGTCTTCCTCGCGGTCCTGGTCATAGGCTTGCTGTTCCTGGCGCGCTGA
- a CDS encoding DUF3302 domain-containing protein: protein MLDYFALGLLIFVGLVLFYGIIVLHDIPYEIAVHRNHPHQDAIHATGWVSLFTLHAIWPFLWIWAMLYREDRGWGFGDGKSPQSHVLHLEQQLADLQQRLDRLEGQRATPQPSTSQNAASQNQGEGI, encoded by the coding sequence ATGCTCGATTACTTCGCCCTGGGTTTGCTGATTTTCGTTGGACTAGTACTGTTCTACGGGATCATCGTGCTGCACGACATCCCGTATGAAATCGCCGTGCACCGCAACCATCCGCATCAGGATGCGATCCACGCCACCGGCTGGGTCAGCCTGTTCACCCTGCACGCCATCTGGCCCTTCCTGTGGATTTGGGCGATGTTGTACCGCGAGGACCGCGGCTGGGGCTTTGGTGACGGTAAGTCGCCGCAAAGCCATGTCCTGCATCTGGAACAGCAGTTGGCCGATTTGCAGCAGCGCCTCGACCGGCTTGAAGGGCAGCGGGCCACGCCCCAGCCATCGACATCCCAGAACGCGGCATCCCAGAACCAGGGAGAGGGAATCTGA
- a CDS encoding GFA family protein, whose translation MNTIKGSCLCGGIHYSSHLAPLTTAVCHCSDCQKQSGSAFSVNVLVPAEGFLVEGASLGCYAKPGGSGLPVKRYFCTSCGSALYSEVAAMPGVMAVKAGTLAQPASATPKLHLWCASAQPWVAIDRALPCFEQAPTE comes from the coding sequence ATGAACACTATCAAAGGCAGCTGCCTGTGCGGCGGCATCCACTACTCCAGCCACCTCGCCCCGCTGACCACCGCCGTCTGCCATTGCAGCGACTGCCAGAAACAGTCCGGCAGCGCCTTCTCGGTCAACGTGCTGGTGCCGGCCGAAGGCTTCCTGGTCGAGGGCGCGAGCCTCGGCTGCTACGCCAAGCCCGGCGGTAGCGGCCTACCGGTCAAGCGTTACTTCTGCACCAGCTGCGGCTCGGCGCTGTACTCCGAAGTCGCCGCGATGCCGGGCGTAATGGCGGTCAAGGCTGGCACCCTGGCCCAGCCGGCCAGCGCCACACCGAAGCTGCACCTGTGGTGCGCCTCGGCACAGCCCTGGGTGGCCATCGACCGCGCGTTGCCATGCTTCGAGCAGGCACCCACCGAGTGA